In Alkalimarinus alittae, the DNA window TAGTTCAATATTCATTCATGGTCCAACAATATTTTTTTGTATTTATAACTAACGTAAAGTATAGACTGCTTTAAAAAATTGATCGTAAAGTTCTGTAAACAAAGATTCGATACAAGCAATATGAAGAATTAGCATCATGATAATAAGAACCTCACTATTCACCGGCACTGCACTATTGATGGCTCTGTCAGCCGTATTGATCTCTCTTATTCAGGGTTGCAGTACACTGACATACTATCAGCAAGCCATCGTAGGGCAGTATACTATACTCAGCGATCGAGAGGATATTGATTCCCTTATCGCCGACGATGCCACGCCAAAAGAACTCAAACAGAAGCTAGAGACTGTTCGCCATATTCGTGCCTTTTCTGCCACCGAAATGCAGATGAATATTGGTAAAAGTTATGCTCAATACAGCGATACTAAAAGAGATTATGTCGTCTGGAATATCACCGCAGCCCCTGAGCTTTCTTTAACGCCACACCAATGGTGCTACCCGGTTATCGGGTGCCAAAGCTATCGTGGTTACTTTCAACAACACACAGCTGAAGTTGAAGCGAATAAATTACAACAACAGGGGTTTGATATCTGGGTGGGAGGTGTATCTGCTTATTCAACATTGGGCTGGTTTAATGACCCTATTTTAAATACCTTCATATACAGAGATGATAGTGACCTGGCCGCATTATTGATTCATGAACTCAGCCATCAGGTTCTTTACATAAAAGATGATACCGCATTCAATGAAAGCTTTGCGACGGCCGTTGAGCTTGAAGGTTTACGCCGCTGGCTTATTTCCGTTAATCAAGCGGCACTCATACACCACCATCAACGTAGGCTAAAAGAAAAAAAGCTTTTTATAGCGACCGTATCGGATGCGATTGAAAAGTTAAAAGCCATTTATGCGTCCGGCCTTAGTGATACAACTAAACGCCAACAGAAACAGAAAATTATTAGCGCAATGAGAAGCGAATATCAGCGAAACGTCATTAACAGTGATTTATCAGGGGTCTTCACCCATTGGTTTGATAAGGTCAACAACGCCAAATTAATCACCGTTTCTAATTATTACCATTAC includes these proteins:
- a CDS encoding aminopeptidase, coding for MIIRTSLFTGTALLMALSAVLISLIQGCSTLTYYQQAIVGQYTILSDREDIDSLIADDATPKELKQKLETVRHIRAFSATEMQMNIGKSYAQYSDTKRDYVVWNITAAPELSLTPHQWCYPVIGCQSYRGYFQQHTAEVEANKLQQQGFDIWVGGVSAYSTLGWFNDPILNTFIYRDDSDLAALLIHELSHQVLYIKDDTAFNESFATAVELEGLRRWLISVNQAALIHHHQRRLKEKKLFIATVSDAIEKLKAIYASGLSDTTKRQQKQKIISAMRSEYQRNVINSDLSGVFTHWFDKVNNAKLITVSNYYHYVPAFTAMIAESEGDMAQFYKAVKALSKLDKASRDNILKGYLLKPAH